One part of the Prionailurus bengalensis isolate Pbe53 chromosome B2, Fcat_Pben_1.1_paternal_pri, whole genome shotgun sequence genome encodes these proteins:
- the LOC122490296 gene encoding histone H2B type 1-A translates to MPELTSKSTTISKKGFKKAVTKTQKKEGKKRKRCRKESYSIYIYKVLKQVHPDTGISSKAMSIMNSFVTDIFERIAGEASRLAHYNKRSTITSREIQTAVRLLLPGELAKHAVSEGTKAVTKYTSSK, encoded by the coding sequence ATGCCGGAGCTGACCTCCAAAAGCACGACCATTTCCAAGAAGGGCTTCAAGAAAGCTGTAACCAAAACCCAGAAGAAGGAAGGCAAGAAGCGCAAGCGGTGTCGCAAGGAGAGCTATTCCATTTATATCTACAAGGTGCTGAAGCAGGTGCACCCCGACACCGGCATCTCGTCCAAGGCCATGAGCATCATGAACTCTTTCGTCACTGACATCTTCGAGCGCATCGCGGGCGAGGCGTCGCGTCTGGCGCACTACAACAAGCGCTCGACCATCACGTCCCGGGAGATCCAGACGGCCGTGCGCCTGCTGCTGCCCGGGGAGCTGGCCAAGCACGCCGTGTCCGAGGGCACCAAGGCCGTCACCAAGTACACCAGCTCCAAGTAG
- the LOC122489148 gene encoding histone H2A-IV-like: MSGRGKQGGKARAKAKSRSFKAGLQFPVGRVHRLLRKGNYAERVGAGAPVYLAAVLEYLTAEILELAGNAARDNKKTRIIPRHLQLAIRNDEELNKLLGRVTIAQGGVLPNIQAVLLPKKTESHRHKAQNK, translated from the coding sequence ATGTCTGGGCGAGGGAAGCAGGGCGGCAAGGCTCGCGCCAAGGCCAAGTCCAGGTCTTTTAAGGCCGGGCTGCAGTTCCCGGTGGGTCGCGTCCACCGCCTGCTCCGCAAGGGCAACTACGCGGAGCGGGTGGGGGCCGGCGCGCCGGTGTACCTGGCGGCCGTGCTGGAGTACCTGACGGCTGAGATCCTGGAGCTGGCGGGCAACGCGGCCCGCGACAACAAGAAGACGCGCATCATCCCGCGCCACCTGCAGCTGGCCATCCGCAACGACGAGGAGCTCAACAAGCTGTTGGGCCGCGTCACTATCGCCCAGGGCGGCGTCCTGCCCAACATCCAGGCCGTGCTGCTGCCCAAGAAGACCGAGAGCCACCGCCACAAAGCCCAGAACAAATAA